Sequence from the Nocardiopsis sp. YSL2 genome:
CCGAGCCCAGTGGAGGAGCACGGTGAACCACGACCAGGAGATCGCCAAGGAACGCATCGCCGCCGAACTCGACCGCAGCCGGCGGCGCAGCAACGGACTCACCCTGCGGGCCCTGGACGACGAGGGCCTGCTCACCCAGCACTCGCCGCTGATGTCGCCACTGGTCTGGGACCTGGCACACGTCGGCAACTACGAGGAGCAGTGGCTGCTGCGCGCCGCGGGCGGCCGCGAGGCGCTGCGCCCGGACATCGACGGCCTCTACGACGCCTTCGAGAACCCGCGCGCCGACCGCGTGACCCTGCCCCTGCTGCGCCCCGCCGAGGCCGAGGAGTACAACGCCCGGGTGCGCGAGGAGGTCCTGGACACCCTGGAGACCGCCGACATCGCGCCCCGCGAGCCCGGGGCGCCCGACGCCGGCCGCTCCCTGCTCGACGCCGGCTTCGTCTACCACATGGTCATCCAGCACGAGCACATGCACGACGAGACCATGCTCGCCACCCACCAGCTGCGCCGCGGCGCCCCCGTCCTGTTGGAGGACCCCGCCGACGTGGCGCTGATGCGCGTGCCCGGCCAGGACGAGGTGCTCGTCCCCGAGGGCCCCTTCACCATGGGGACCGACGACGACCCCTGGGCCTACGACAACGAGCGTCCCGCGCGCGTGGTCGACCTCGCCGCCTTCTGGATCGACACCCGCCCGGTCACCAACGCCGCCTACCAGGAGTTCGTCGAGGACGGCGGCTACCAGACCCGCCGCTGGTGGACCAGGGACGGCTGGGAGTGGTGCAAGGAGCGCGGCGCCGTGGCGCCCGCCTTCTGGTCGCGCGACGGCCACGCCTGGACCCGCCGCCGGTTCGGCCGCCAGGAGATCGTGCCCCCCGACGAGCCCGTCCAGCACGTGTCCTTCCACGAGGCGCGCGCGTACGCGACCTGGGCCGGCAAACGGCTGCCCACGGAGGCCGAGTGGGAGAAGGCCGCCCGCTTCGACCCCGCCACCGGCCGCTCGTACCGCTACCCGTGGGGCGACGAGGAGCCCGAGCCCCGCCACGCCAACCTGGGACAGCGCCGACTCGGGCCCTCGCCGGCCGGGCGCCACCCCGACGGCGCGTCTCCGCTGGGCGTCCAGCAGCTCATCGGCGACGTGTGGGAGTGGACCTCGACCACGTTCACCGGCTACCCGGGGTTCGCCGCCTTCCCGTACCGCGAGTACTCCGAGGTGTTCTTCGACAGCGGGTACAAGGTGCTGCGCGGAGGGTCGTGGGCGACCCACCCCACCGCGGTGCGCTCCACGTTCCGCAACTGGGACCACCCGATCCGGCGGCAGATCTTCAGCGGGTTCCGCTGCGCGCGCGACGCGGAACCCGTCTGATGTGCCGTCACCTCGCCTACCTCGGGCCGCCGCGGACGCTGCACGAGCTGCTGTACGCGGCGCCCCACTCACTGCACGTCCAGTCCTGGGCGCCGCGCAGGCAGCGGTACGGGACCGTCAACGCCGACGGGTTCGGCGTCGGCTGGTACCCGGAGCCGGGGGCGCCCGGGGAGCCCGGGGCGCCGCTGCGCTACCGGCGTGCCATGCCCATCTGGGGCGACGCGTCCTTCGCCGACGCCGCGCGCGCCATCACGTCCGGGTGCGTGGTGGCCGCCGTGCGCGACGCCACGGTCGGGTTCGGCTCCGAGGAGTCGGGTGCCCAGCCCTTCCGCGCCGACCGGCTGCTGTTCAGCCACAACGGGGCGGCCAAGGACGACGAGGCGCTGGCCGCCGCGCTGGCCGCCCCGCCACCGCCCGGCGCCCTCGACGCGCGGGCGCCGGTCGACTCCGCGCCCCTGTTCGCGCACACCGTGCGGCTCTGGCGCGCCTCCGGGGACCTGCCCGGGAGCCTGGCCGCCGTGGTCCGCCACGCCCGGGAGCACTCCGAGGGCCGCTACAACCTGCTGGCCAGCGACGGTGAGGCCATCGTCGGCACGGCGGCGGGGGACACCCTGTTCACGCTGCGCGAGCCGGAGGGCGGGGTGTTCGTGGCCTCCGAGCCCTTCGACGACGCCCCGGGATGGCGCGAAGTGCCCGAGGGGACCGTCGTCGTCGCGTCCGCGGGCCGGACCGAGGTGTACCAGATCGCCGAGCAGTCACCCCAGTAGCCGCACCCGCCACGGGTAGACCAGTCAGGGACACAGGAGACTTCCCAATGAAGTTGTCAAGCCGCCAAGGTCACCGGGGGTGAACCTTGGTAGGGCGATCCGTCACGGAGCATGGCCCACAGGACGTTGACCCGGCGGCGCGAGAGCGCCAACAGAGCTTGCTTGTGCCCCTTGCCCTCGGCTCGCTTGCGGTCGTAGTAGGCCTTCGAGGCCGGGCACGCCCTCAGGCTCACCAGGGAGGACAGGTAGAAGGCCCGCAAGAGCCCACGATGGTAGCGGCGGGGTCTTCGCAGGTTGCCGCTGACGCGACCCGAGTCGCGGGGTGCCGGGGCCAGACCCGCGAAGCCAGCCAGGCGGTCACCGGTGCCGAACACGGCCATGTCGCCGCCGGTGGCGGCGATGAACTCCGCTCCCAGGAGGGAGCCCATGCCGGGCAGGGTGGTGATCACCCCGGCGTGCGGATGCTCGCGAAACCGGGCCTCGATGAGGGCGTCGGTCTGGGAGATCTCGGTGTTGAGGGCCATCACCCCCTCGGCCAGGCGGGCCACCATCGCCGCAGCCGTCTTCTCCCCGGCAAGCGCGGTGCGTTGGGCCTGGGCGGCTTCGACCGCGGTCCGGGCCAGAGCGGTCGCGCCCTTGACCCCGCGTGCCCGCAGCCAGGTCTCCAACCGTTTGGCACCCAGGCGGCGGATGGCGGCCGGGGTCTGGTAGCCGGCCAGCAGCACAGCCGGGCCCTTGTTGGCCGGGTCCAGGGCTCGTTCCAGGGCGGGGAAGATCTCCAGCAGTTGGGCGCGCAACCGGTTGATCTGTCGTGTTCGGTCGGCCACCAGGTCGGTGCGGCGGCCGGTCAGGATGCGCAGGTCCACGGCGATCTCGTCGCCGGGCCGCAGCAGGCCCGTGTCGCGGCGGACGCGGGCCTGGTCGGCGATGACGAACGCGTCCTTGGCGTCGGTCTTGCCCTCGCCCCGGTAGGTGGCCGAGGCGCGGTGCACGGCCAGGCCGGTCAAGTAGGCCACGGGTTGGCCGTGGGCCAGGAGCAAGCTGATGAGCAGGGCCGCTCCGCCGTGGTTGAGGTCCACGGCCCACAGGGGGTCGGAGTCCAGGGCCAGGACGTCGCCGATCAGGTCGATCAGGTCGGCTTCGTCGTTGGCCACGCGGCGCGAGAGCAGCCGCTCGCCCTGGTCGTTGATGACCACGCAGTGGTGGTGTTGTTTGCCGATGTCCACTCCGGCCCAGATGTGGGGCACGGTCACCTCCGCCAGTTCGTCGCGGTGTCGGGTTCCCTGCAGACGACCGCGCCGGCGTTGTCCTACACAGCGATCTGGTCGCATCTCCCAATGGGCGGTCGGGTCGTCGCGGGGCTCTGGGCGGCCAAGTCTCCTGAGCCATCGAGCGGCTACGCCATGACAGCCATACCCAGAGCCCCTGGGCTAACCGATCTTACGAATGACCAGTTCAGACCCGA
This genomic interval carries:
- the egtC gene encoding ergothioneine biosynthesis protein EgtC, with product MCRHLAYLGPPRTLHELLYAAPHSLHVQSWAPRRQRYGTVNADGFGVGWYPEPGAPGEPGAPLRYRRAMPIWGDASFADAARAITSGCVVAAVRDATVGFGSEESGAQPFRADRLLFSHNGAAKDDEALAAALAAPPPPGALDARAPVDSAPLFAHTVRLWRASGDLPGSLAAVVRHAREHSEGRYNLLASDGEAIVGTAAGDTLFTLREPEGGVFVASEPFDDAPGWREVPEGTVVVASAGRTEVYQIAEQSPQ
- a CDS encoding IS110 family transposase; the protein is MTVPHIWAGVDIGKQHHHCVVINDQGERLLSRRVANDEADLIDLIGDVLALDSDPLWAVDLNHGGAALLISLLLAHGQPVAYLTGLAVHRASATYRGEGKTDAKDAFVIADQARVRRDTGLLRPGDEIAVDLRILTGRRTDLVADRTRQINRLRAQLLEIFPALERALDPANKGPAVLLAGYQTPAAIRRLGAKRLETWLRARGVKGATALARTAVEAAQAQRTALAGEKTAAAMVARLAEGVMALNTEISQTDALIEARFREHPHAGVITTLPGMGSLLGAEFIAATGGDMAVFGTGDRLAGFAGLAPAPRDSGRVSGNLRRPRRYHRGLLRAFYLSSLVSLRACPASKAYYDRKRAEGKGHKQALLALSRRRVNVLWAMLRDGSPYQGSPPVTLAA
- the egtB gene encoding ergothioneine biosynthesis protein EgtB — encoded protein: MNHDQEIAKERIAAELDRSRRRSNGLTLRALDDEGLLTQHSPLMSPLVWDLAHVGNYEEQWLLRAAGGREALRPDIDGLYDAFENPRADRVTLPLLRPAEAEEYNARVREEVLDTLETADIAPREPGAPDAGRSLLDAGFVYHMVIQHEHMHDETMLATHQLRRGAPVLLEDPADVALMRVPGQDEVLVPEGPFTMGTDDDPWAYDNERPARVVDLAAFWIDTRPVTNAAYQEFVEDGGYQTRRWWTRDGWEWCKERGAVAPAFWSRDGHAWTRRRFGRQEIVPPDEPVQHVSFHEARAYATWAGKRLPTEAEWEKAARFDPATGRSYRYPWGDEEPEPRHANLGQRRLGPSPAGRHPDGASPLGVQQLIGDVWEWTSTTFTGYPGFAAFPYREYSEVFFDSGYKVLRGGSWATHPTAVRSTFRNWDHPIRRQIFSGFRCARDAEPV